From a single Candoia aspera isolate rCanAsp1 chromosome 2, rCanAsp1.hap2, whole genome shotgun sequence genomic region:
- the LOC134489993 gene encoding uracil nucleotide/cysteinyl leukotriene receptor-like → MWVNGTDAPGASFALRTTPSSLPNNSAPLQCVAEAVFQHLLLPIIYSLVCVLSLASNSVALWSSWVSRDQAPPIMIFIYNLIIIDLLFALSLPLQAVYHARHNDWPFGEGLCKATNALFLANMFSCTLFLACICLERYVAVLHPILYLRLKWPLYRVLLSMAIWSLVGIGLLIFFSKSTVTHRFSNGNTACMENFPAQVWSGSLAVVVLSSSALGFFLPFLTIIICSIVIARRIMNLGHGTIQASSLRRHSLQTLLMVTGLLTLCFLPFHTIHALHTLGRIGVLSAPGLLHFTCSAQRAAMALASVNSALDPLVYYFNVKPAIRKLPCCGTVSQNLMEPGEVANPTGEGLGRSMILKD, encoded by the coding sequence atGTGGGTGAATGGCACAGATGCACCAGGAGCGTCCTTCGCTTTGAGGACAACGCCAAGCTCTCTCCCTAATAATTCAGCACCTTTGCAGTGTGTTGCTGAAGCAGTGTTCCAGCACCTGCTGTTACCCATCATTTACAGCCTGGTTTGTGTCCTGAGCCTGGCCTCAAACAGCGTGGCCTTGTGGAGCTCTTGGGTCTCCCGAGACCAGGCCCCACCTATCATGATCTTCATCTACAACCTGATTATCATTGACCTGCTCTTTGCCCTGTCGCTGCCGTTACAGGCAGTGTATCATGCCAGGCACAACGACTGGCCCTTTGGAGAAGGCCTGTGCAAGGCCACCAATGCCCTCTTCCTGGCCAACATGTTCAGCTGCACCCTTTTCCTGGCCTGCATTTGCCTGGAGCGTTACGTGGCTGTCCTCCATCCCATCCTCTACCTGCGCCTCAAATGGCCTCTGTATCGGGTGCTGCTCTCCATGGCTATCTGGTCTTTGGTAGGGATTGGGTTGCTGATATTCTTCTCAAAGAGCACTGTGACTCATCGCTTCTCCAATGGAAACACTGCCTGCATGGAAAATTTCCCAGCTCAAGTCTGGAGTGGAAGTCTGGCGGTCGTGGTGCTATCTTCCTCTGCCCTGGGCTTCTTCCTGCCCTTCCTGACTATCATCATCTGTTCCATTGTGATTGCCCGCCGAATTATGAATCTGGGCCATGGTACCATACAGGCGTCTTCATTGCGTAGGCACTCCCTTCAGACCCTCTTGATGGTGACGGGCCTGCTCACCCTCTGTTTTCTCCCATTTCATACCATCCATGCTCTGCACACCCTCGGCCGTATTGGAGTCCTTTCAGCTCCAGGGCTACTGCACTTCACTTGCTCAGCCCAGCGTGCCGCTATGGCCCTTGCGAGTGTCAACAGTGCTCTTGACCCTCTGGTATATTATTTTAACGTGAAGCCTGCCATTCGGAAGCTACCATGCTGTGGCACAGTCAGTCAAAATCTTATGGAGCCAGGTGAGGTTGCTAATCCAACAGGGGAGGGCCTTGGGAGGAGCATGATTCTCAAAGACTGA